The following proteins are co-located in the Pochonia chlamydosporia 170 chromosome 6, whole genome shotgun sequence genome:
- a CDS encoding repair protein Rad1/Rec1 (similar to Metarhizium robertsii ARSEF 23 XP_007821362.1), which translates to MPPDKSPVFRAVATSTRPLYQLLRCINFSPRVHVHITDEGIRFAADHSRVMQGVAFLDKALFSAYTLNLPQRDDDEAADLPNFQISLPSFLEVLQIFGAVDVATRAQKAEQDPYRSNLRNYRPDAFSNQTLGISGTCTLSYSEEGDPFKITIEEAGVKTTAGLTTYVPELPEDIPFNREELSFKIIMSSRSLLDSLAEISPTAPDKLTIVASKTSPFLSLAGTGDLGSSAVDFARGRDLLETFTIADRWSQTYKFDFIKNSTEAMRIANKVSLRGDAQGVLSLQFMVEMDGGTRSFLDFRFVPYIVYDEEDEDETALNFEDD; encoded by the exons ATGCCACCTGATAAGAGCCCCGTCTTTCGGGCTGTAGCGACATCTACACGGCCACTGTACCAGCTCCTTCGGTGTATTAACTTTTCACCGAGAGTTCACGTTCACATCACTGATGAAGGCATTCGATTTGCAGCCGACCACTCGAGGGTGATGCAAG GAGTTGCCTTTCTTGACAAAGCTCTGTTTTCAGCATACACACTCAACCTACCACAAcgcgacgacgacgaagccgCCGACCTGCCCAATTTCCAAATCTCCCTGCCATCGTTCCTCGAAGTCCTTCAGATCTTTGGCGCCGTGGACGTAGCCACGCGAGCACAAAAGGCAGAGCAAGATCCATACCGGAGCAACCTGCGAAACtacagaccagacgctttcAGTAACCAAACGCTAGGAATCTCCGGTACATGCACACTGTCCTAcagcgaagaaggcgacCCCTTCAAAATCACCATTGAAGAAGCCGGCGTCAAGACAACAGCCGGACTAACAACCTATGTCCCCGAACTGCCAGAAGACATCCCCTTCAACCGAGAAGAGCTCTCcttcaaaatcatcatgTCCTCACGCTCCCTGTTAGATTCCCTGGCGGAGATTTCCCCCACAGCGCCAGATAAACTCACCATTGTCGCGTCAAAGACATCACCGTTCTTATCGCTCGCCGGCACCGGCGACTTGGGAAGCTCTGCCGTCGATTTTGCTAGAGGCAGAGACCTGCTGGAGACGTTTACAATCGCCGACCGCTGGTCGCAGACGTACAAGTTTGACTTTATCAAGAATTCAACGGAGGCGATGCGCATCGCCAACAAGGTCAGTCTACGGGGTGATGCGCAGGGTGTGCTGAGCCTGCAGTTCAtggtggagatggatggtggTACACGCAGCTTTCTGGATTTTCGGTTCGTTCCATACATCGTGtatgatgaggaggatgaggatgagacgGCTCTTAATTTTGAGGATGATTAA
- a CDS encoding zinc finger domain-containing protein (similar to Metarhizium robertsii ARSEF 23 XP_011411078.1), whose protein sequence is MERVTMELPSPPTAPTSQADQRSSQRHHRRTHSFDESISYHIPPRHSSLSLSWLPSARRQRTLAPAVSRSAHESYGALTPPPPVQPGDSTFSSATSLHTVQRPSADAVGNKRNVGAGSVTRTRWSELPNAEQDRMRARRNSRLAAGLYEHSRDKNGEQSERSFSPFSDSAVKMMPDGHLERLVVTPSLGHHDAWTESVQLLIKETADAFQAVHETMNDATLTSWLLDLPETQEVSGESEAPADFVPPHTTVYHHNEQEQEITTNNPLPPPPPPRKSINPTTDKPLPPCPEKPKMQGLKEELKKVSKYRVLRPTKSAKWAVSNGVAQLLSSAGLKRLQVDEMLTPERIEEMRVKRLRKDLERSSFEGRDSSESSRSVSSQQTSKSISKANNNESKEEKPSALALDDAVIHTDFSLPGTSAQKSVPVQAQDKCEASNTGSLNPPPKNPQRYVFTKTKSRLPTIPEVVAQPEEPTGRPSEDHSLRSQDSGEFVNIPGPPLADARSTVGHDHIPCQAADDSANVDEEPEDDDIDYCDYQVAIQGMSSDLRTALHEEDENDMAEDMTAWFETFGFETHGELIPDGASSPWSLSSRSVISTSPSTISGDADGPMPVTSDDNYTFAGPMRFFRSQVPPKKWAPSEGSLKQYNLREAQGPPCRLRTTPPLVVGEGAAGYVSEKVAESALLGSTPSASPTPTIKHQTKFTASSLLRAHPTNTMLRRPPTTLSITAEDVAAYEDRRANEALLAQQQARAEQAYAQQQSQMEGVQESPGTMGRRVRDERLGITRRR, encoded by the exons ATGGAGAGGGTGACTATGGAGCTCCCATCTCCGCCAACGGCACCAACTTCACAGGCTGATCAACGGTCTTCACAACGACACCACCGAAGAACTCACTCGTTTGATGAGTCCATTTCATATCACATACCCCCAAGGCATTCATCACTGTCGCTGTCGTGGCTGCCAAGCGCGAGACGTCAGCGAACACTTGCTCCCGCGGTGAGCCGGAGTGCTCATGAAAGCTACGGAGCTTTGACTCCACCCCCTCCTGTACAGCCCGGAGACTCTACATTCtcatcagcaacatcacTGCATACTGTTCAAAGGCCCAGTGCAGACGCAGTTGGTAATAAGCGAAATGTTGGTGCAGGCTCCGTCACCAGAACACGCTGGTCCGAGTTGCCCAATGCTGAACAAGATCGAATGCGAGCGAGACGGAACTCACgacttgctgctggattATATGAACACAGCCGGGACAAAAATGGAGAGCAATCAGAGAGGTCGTTCTCCCCGTTTTCAGACTCAGCTGTCAAGATGATGCCAGATGGACATCTTGAACGTCTGGTGGTGACTCCATCGTTGGGCCACCACGATGCCTGGACAGAGTCGGTTCAGCTCTTGATCAAGGAAACAGCAGACGCATTCCAAGCAGTTCACGAAACCATGAATGATGCAACGCTAACATCATGGCTGCTTGATTTGCCCGAGACACAAGAAGTTTCGGGCGAGTCAGAAGCGCCAGCTGATTTTGTTCCTCCTCATACCACCGTTTACCACCACAAcgagcaagaacaagagaTCACCACAAATAATCCTctaccgccgccgcctcctcctcgcaaAAGCATCAACCCAACTACAGACAAGCCGCTTCCTCCATGCCCCGAGAAGCCAAAAATGCAGGGGCTGAAGGAGGAATTAAAAAAGGTTTCCAAGTACCGCGTTCTGCGGCCGACCAAGTCGGCCAAATGGGCCGTGTCAAATGGCGTTGCCCAGCTGCTCTCCAGCGCTGGCCTCAAGCGGCTGCAGGTTGATGAGATGCTGACTCCGGAGAGGATTGAAGAAATGCGAGTCAAGCGTCTCAGAAAAGACCTGGAGCGATCCTCGTTTGAGGGGCGGGACTCGAGTGAGTCGTCACGCAGCGTCTCGTCGCAACAAACCTCAAAAAGCATTTCGAaagccaacaacaatgaGAGCAAAGAGGAAAAACCGTCCGCATTAGCCCTTGACGACGCTGTCATCCATACAGACTTTTCCCTGCCCGGTACGTCGGCACAAAAGAGTGTCCCGGTGCAAGCGCAAGACAAATGTGAGGCAAGTAATACAGGATCCCTTAACCCACCCCCAAAGAATCCCCAAAGATACGTTTTCACAAAGACCAAGTCACGGCTTCCGACTATTCCAGAAGTCGTCGCCCAACCAGAGGAGCCGACTGGCCGACCAAGTGAGGACCACAGCCTCCGGTCGCAAGATAGCGGCGAGTTTGTCAACATACCGGGACCTCCTCTGGCTGATGCACGCTCTACCGTTGGCCATGACCACATCCCCTGTCAAGCAGCGGATGACAGCGCCAATGTGGACGAGGAGCCCGAGGACGATGACATAGACTACTGCGACTATCAAGTAGCCATCCAAGGCATGTCGTCAGACCTGCGAACAGCCTTGCATGAAGAGGACGAGAATGACATGGCTGAGGATATGACGGCGTGGTTTGAGACGTTTGGCTTTGAGACGCACGGCGAGCTCATCCCTGACGGAGCATCTTCGCCGTGGAGTCTCTCATCGCGCAGCGTCATATCCACATCTCCGTCCACCATCAGCGGCGACGCAGATGGCCCGATGCCAGTCACCTCTGACGACAACTATACGTTTGCCGGGCCTATGCGGTTCTTTCGCAGCCAGGTACCTCCGAAGAAGTGGGCGCCATCGGAGGGTTCTCTCAAGCAGTACAATCTACGGGAAGCCCAGGGACCGCCCTGCAGGCTGAGAACGACACCGCCACTGGTGGTCGGAGAGGGCGCGGCGGGCTATGTGTCGGAAAAGGTGGCAGAGTCGGCGCTGTTAGGATCAA CTCcatctgcatctccaacaccaaccatcaaacatcaaacaAAGTTCACAGCATCTTCATTACTCAGAGCACACCCCACAAACACCATGCTCCGCCGACCCCCCACAACCCTTTCCATCACGGCAGAAGACGTAGCCGCGTACGAGGACCGACGCGCAAACGAAGCACTCCTCGCGCAACAACAAGCACGCGCTGAGCAGGCGTACGCACAGCAACAGAGTCAAATGGAGGGTGTTCAGGAGAGCCCTGGCACCATGGGGAGGAGAGTACGTGATGAGAGACTGGGAATTACGAGACGACGATAA
- a CDS encoding cell division control protein (similar to Verticillium alfalfae VaMs.102 XP_003005883.1): MFSRLAMPKPVKDGRTHNRAGWQAAVLAWICGPGRRMATTAALRTAHQIRRNLAPRRLLSFPHFLFLFWVVILLWGERWVFDTKVEKCDWAHWEDWGKDATPHHLVFVADPQLIDPHSYPGRPWPLSALTVLVVDNYLRRGYSALQRQLHPDSVFFLGDLFDGGREWKTRHGAKFVDPKWGSGRSSTEKKWVKTWHRKYGEDYWVREYRRFSDIYFTPFNEAGSVPGPYQRGRKLVASLPGNHDLGFGAQIQVPVRDRFSAFFGETNRVDVVGNHTIVSVDTVSLSADSSSYKDEHDLKPIYGPVHEFLDEVQASKRKAVQQELAVWHGVDRGLKLRHKVEDVNNADLTRSPMDPGEGAPDFPTILLSHVPLYRDRGTPCGPDREHWPPSKSTLRKDGTVDPNARDERNAISITAGYQYQNVLTEEDSVRLIKKIGNVVHAFSGDDHDYCEVVHSAAKENVREITVKSISMAMGVPTPGFVMVSLYNPIDVDGKPLPGAPKQTIQTHLCLLPNQLHTYMKYITFAVVSLVLLLIRAFLVPVLRLTPFALEPETHAPSMLPIYKDKVKAEPPEYGALRSSAAATSGARSQVNGSNARWASKKNKASQRWGWSAENGGPRITLDDHFYDGGKANRGRKELQLLGRELWTTTWRLAWLTVLYWAYLARKG; encoded by the exons ATGTTCAGTCGCCTAGCCATGCCCAAACCCGTAAAGGACGGACGTACGCACAACCGGGCCGGATGGCAAGCTGCTGTCCTTGCTTGGATATGCGGTCCAGGCAGGCGCATGGCCACGACGGCAGCACTTCGCACCGCGCATCAGATTAGGAGGAACTTGGCCCCGAGGCGGCTGTTGAGCTTTCCgcattttcttttcttgttttgggTTGTCATTTTGCTGTGGGGGGAGCGATGGGTGTTTGACACAAAGGTTGAGAAGTGCGATTGGGCTCACTGGGAAGACTGG GGCAAAGATGCAACCCCCCATcacctcgtcttcgtcgccGATCCGCAACTCATCGATCCGCACTCTTATCCGGGCCGACCCTGGCCACTGTCGGCGTTGActgtgttggtggtggataACTATTTACGACGAGGATATTCTGCTCTGCAGCGCCAATTACACCCCGATagcgtcttcttccttggcgaTTTGTTCGATGGCGGCCGAGAGTGGAAGACACGCCACGGCGCCAAGTTTGTCGACCCCAAATGGGGCAGCGGCCGATCCTCGACCGAGAAGAAGTGGGTGAAGACGTGGCATCGAAAATATGGCGAAGATTACTGGGTGCGAGAATACAGAAGATTCAGCGATATCTACTTCACTCCGTTCAACGAGGCGGGCAGCGTTCCAGGCCCATACCAGAGGGGTAGGAAGCTGGTTGCCAGTTTGCCAGGAAATCATgatcttggctttggtgccCAGATCCAGGTTCCTGTTCGTGACAGGTTCAGTGCGTTCTTTGGAGAGACGAATCgtgtggatgtggttggaAACCATACCATTGTCTCGGTGGACACGGTTTCTTTGAGTGCCGACAGTTCATCGTATAAAGATGAACACGATTTGAAACCCATCTACGGGCCAGTGCACGAGTTTTTAGACGAGGTTCAAGCAAGCAAGCGAAAGGCTGTCCAGCAAGAATTGGCAGTCTGGCACGGCGTGGATCGAGGGCTGAAGCTACGACacaaggttgaggatgtcAACAACGCTGACCTGACGAGGTCACCAATGGACCCCGGGGAGGGAGCGCCTGATTTCCCTACGATCCTGCTCTCTCACGTCCCGCTATACAGAGACCGCGGCACGCCCTGCGGTCCCGATCGCGAACACTGGCCTCCGAGCAAGTCCACTCTGAGAAAAGACGGGACAGTCGATCCCAACGCGCGCGATGAACGCAACGCCATTAGCATCACAGCAGGCTACCAGTATCAAAACGTGCTGACTGAGGAAGATTCAGTCAGGCTGATCAAGAAGATTGGCAACGTGGTGCATGCGTTTTCGGGAGACGATCACGACTACTGCGAGGTTGTGCattctgctgccaaggagaacGTCCGTGAAATCACCGTCAAAAGtatcagcatggccatgggAGTGCCAACGCCCGGATTTGTCATGGTCAGCCTGTACAACCCGATCGATGTCGACGGCAAGCCTCTTCCAGGCGCACCCAAACAAACCATCCAAACCCATCTCTGTCTACTACCGAATCAACTCCACACGTACATGAAGTACATTACTTTTGCCGTCGTCTCCCTCGTCTTGCTCCTGATCCGAGCCTTCCTCGTTCCCGTCCTCCGCCTCACACCATTCGCGCTTGAGCCCGAGACTCACGCACCATCCATGCTTCCAATCTACAAGGACAAGGTGAAAGCAGAGCCACCGGAATACGGTGCCCTCCGctcatcagcagcagccacaTCCGGAGCTAGGAGCCAAGTAAACGGCAGCAATGCAAGATGGGcgtccaagaagaacaaagcAAGTCAACGATGGGGATGGAGCGCAGAGAATGGCGGCCCGCGCATCACGCTTGATGATCATTTCTACGACGGCGGCAAGGCGAACAGGGGGAGGAAGGAGCTGCAACTATTGGGAAGGGAGCTGTGGACGACGACTTGGCGATTAGCCTGGCTTACGGTATTGTATTGGGCGTATCTGGCGAGAAAGGGCTGA
- a CDS encoding glucoamylase (similar to Metarhizium robertsii ARSEF 23 XP_007818356.2): protein MRLGAVTILSFSAALAPSTKAAPAGDNTEHKLNIVRTTAHNGITVDWITRESQGRTYTPPSRPPSGARPRVPGAHQAKVRREFQGPTGTVPIARINEEIPMKQLPPCISADGLNATKIQARGGAAGKHWYASSSQRSRNHGGGAFISTHKPFIERQRDFSLLQIAVIHDAADQPNGAARRRQTVEAGWQYYPPFHKDGPLLFTFFSTDGHQSQTDLVGGYNTKVKGWYQHDKDIHPGMPLSQFSVDGGDQQEIEIMFMLSEECWWLYTLDRYVGCYPTSLFHPKGVDARNTLATGATSVSLYGEIFNSGEQVTTTDMGSGHPAGEGWQHAAYMRKMTWLDVDGNTTHHWDGTSEVDDPARYSIDAKFKSGIKDWDSFMFLGGPGAGGRIGG from the coding sequence ATGCGCTTGGGGGCGGTCACGATTTTATCTTTCTCTGCTGCACTTGCTCCGTCGACGAAAGCTGCGCCGGCAGGTGATAATACGGAACACAAGCTGAACATTGTCAGAACAACAGCCCATAATGGTATCACAGTGGACTGGATCACCCGTGAATCTCAGGGCAGGACTTACACGCCCCCTTCACGGCCTCCATCAGGAGCACGACCTCGAGTACCTGGTGCGCATCAGGCGAAAGTTCGTCGCGAGTTCCAAGGTCCCACGGGAACTGTACCTATTGCCCGAATCAACGAGGAGATTCCCATGAAGCAACTGCCTCCTTGTATCTCGGCCGATGGGTTGAACGCCACCAAGATCCAAGCCCGTGGTGGTGCAGCTGGCAAGCATTGGTATGCCTCCTCATCACAACGAAGTCGAAAccacggcggcggcgcctTCATATCCACCCACAAGCCGTTCATCGAGCGACAGCGAGACTTCTCGCTTTTGCAAATCGCCGTTatccatgatgctgctgacCAGCCCAACGGTGCTGCGCGAAGAAGGCAAACCGTCGAAGCAGGGTGGCAGTACTATCCTCCTTTTCACAAAGATGGTCCCCTCCTTTTCACTTTCTTTAGCACAGATGGACATCAGAGCCAGACCGACTTGGTGGGCGGCTACAACACAAAGGTGAAGGGCTGGTATCAACACGACAAAGACATCCACCCGGGCATGCCTCTGTCGCAGTTTTCTGTTGATGGGGGTGACCAGCAGGAAATCGAAATCATGTTCATGCTCAGTGAGGAATGCTGGTGGCTTTACACGCTGGACCGCTACGTTGGCTGCTACCCTACCTCGCTGTTCCATCCCAAGGGCGTGGATGCCCGGAATACTTTGGCCACTGGGGCAACTTCTGTCTCCTTGTACGGCGAGATCTTCAATAGTGGTGAGCAGGTCACAACCACTGATATGGGCAGCGGGCATCCCGCCGGAGAAGGTTGGCAGCACGCTGCGTACATGAGGAAGATGACATGGCTCGATGTCGATGGGAACACGACGCACCACTGGGACGGGACTTCTGAGGTGGATGATCCTGCTCGATATTCCATCgacgccaagttcaagtcgGGGATTAAGGATTGGGACAGCTTTATGTTCCTGGGTGGGCCAGGGGCTGGTGGCAGAATTGGCGGTTAA